GGAGTTCACCTCTATGGAAATCTATGTGGCTTACAAAGATTACATCTGGATGATGGAAATGGTGGAGGAGATGATCGAGCAAGTCACCCAGGAGATTCATGGCAAAACCAAAATTAAGGTAGGAGGCAATGAAATCGAGTTTGCAGGGCCTTACAGAAGATTGAGCATGTATGACTCGATCAAGGAGTATGCAGGAATAGACGTGAGTAAAATGGATGAGACTGAACTTCGACAGGTTTGTAAAGACCTGAATATAGAAGTGGACGACTCTATGGGCAAGGGCAAACTGGTGGACGAGATTTTCTCTGAGAAGGTGGAAGCGCACTTGATTCAGCCAACTTACATTACGGATTATCCAATAGAAATGACACCTCTTGCCAAAAAGCACAGAACTGAGCCCGGATTGGTAGAACGATTTGAGCTTTTCGTAAATGGTAAAGAAATAGGAAATGCCTACACAGAGCTAAACGACCCTATCGATCAGCGCGAACGTTTCGAAGAACAGCTGAAGCTGGCTGAGCGTGGGGATGACGAAGCGATGGCGATGGATGAGGATTTCCTTCGCGCCCTAGAATATGGAATGCCTCCGACTTCCGGATTGGGTATTGGCATAGATCGGCTGACTATGCTGATGACAGATAATACTACCATACAGGAGGTTTTGTTTTTCCCTCAGATGAGACCGGAGAAAAAGCAAGTCGAAATGACTGAGGAAGAAAAACTGGTGTTTGAACTACTCAAGGCAGATTCTCCTGTGGAATTGCCGGAACTGAAAGGAAAAGCAGGTCTGAGCAATAAAAAGTGGGATGTGGCTATGAAAGGACTGACTGGAAAAGGAGTAGCCAAAGTGAGCAAAGAAGGTGATAAACTAACAGTCTCACTAGTGGACTAATATCTTTTTGGTAAAACTTACATAAACCGGGCTGAGAAGTCCGGTTTTTTTGTTTTAGCGTAGGAGTGGAAAAAAGACTTCCAATCAGAAGGTATATGCCCAACCCATCGGTGCTAGTCCTCCGTCTCCAAACAGCCTGATTATCTTTCAATTATATGCCTCATGACGAAGCCTAATCGATAATCCGGGTTAAATCTCAGCGCTACCGTCTTTTTTTCTTTTCATTTCAGATTGGCGCATCGGCATTTGATCTATGGTTTTAAAAAGTTCGTCGCAGGAGAGAACGGTGTTTTTTTGGAGTTTCACTCCGCCATCAAGGCCTATCAATGAAATCTGGAATTCTTTATTCTCTTTGGGTGATTTTTCAGATTCCTTGAATGTGCTTACCCACTTTCCCTCCAGTGTAAGACCTTGGCGATACTTTTGGTCAGTGTTTTGGTACACGACTATTCGTCTTTCATCTAATCCTTTTTGATGAGTTTGTAATTCATGAATTTGTTGCTTGAACAGAGGATCTCCCGGGTTTTTCGTCTGAATAATAATTAACCTGTTCTTCCATTGATGGGATGAAAGATCCTGGGCGAAATTTGCTATTGGCACCATTAGGAAATAGGGAAAAAGTATAAACTTATACATGTTCATAGCTACCTAACCGGAAAAGCCGGAAGTGGTTTTGAAAAGTCACATATTTCTTGTGTATGAGGAGTTGACTCTTAGCTTTTTAGATGGATTGTCTCTATTCAATTGGGCAGGATTTGGTTCTCCAAAATTAACACACTGGGGATTTCACTTACTCCTCTTATCAGCAGTTTGGTGTACTCCAGGGTATTATGTGCATAGGATCCTAGCACTATATCGGAATCCCCATCTCCATCTAGATCGCCCACGTCCATGGTTAACCATTTGCCCTCAGCAGCCTCCGGGATAAACTTGGGCAGAAACTTCAGATTACCTACATTTTCAAAAAGCAAGAACTGCTGTGCGGGGTTTTCTATATCATCATAGAATGCAATGCTGGCCAAATCCAAATCCCCGTCCCCGTCAAAATCTAAGCTCATGACCTTAGCTGCCCCATACTGGGGATAGAACCAGGACTCTTCAAAATCTCCGTTTCCATTATTGCTATAAATTCGGAAACCATGATAGGGTTTTGGAACGGATGAATAATCCCAATTATCTCCATTGCTCGTGATGATATCTAGTAGGCCATCTGCATTCATGTCCTGCAATTCAAAATAGCTGGTTCCGGACACTGCAGAAAATTGCAGTAGGATTTGCTCAAACTCGAAGGAGCCGTTTCCTTGATTATAAAAGACAGATAGCCTTTCATTTCCCTGGCAAAAGAGTGCTACAATATCCAATTTCCCATCTTTATTCAGATCCACAAGTTCTACTTTTCGAGCACCGGATCCGCCTAGCAGCAGGGGTTCAGCTTTGAAATTTCCATCTGAAAATACAGCTAAGTTTCCTCCATGATTACCATAGTTGCAAAGGACAAAGTCTTCCTTTCCATCATTTTGAAGATCTGCCCAAGCCCCAAAAACCGGCCTTGCTAAGTCCTCAACTTGCACCTCCCAACTGTCTTGGTTCAGGTTCATTTCATAGATAGCCCCCTGCGCCAAATCACTGGGTGCTATACTGCCTACAGAAATGAAATTATAGGTGTTCGGTGCCCTTTTGATAAAATGAACTGCCGGGCTAGCAGTGGCAGGAAGAGTAAAGAGCTGGTCCTGCTGTACGTTGACAAATACCTGATTCGTATTAGCATCTGCTATGATCAATTCAGATCTTTCTTCATTAATAGCGACCAAGCTAGTTTGGGGGCTTTGGATTCCTTCTATAAATAGTTTTTTTGGGGTAAAGGTATCAAGGATGGAAGGAGCTTCTTTTGGGATTTGAGGAGGTAAAACTACGGGAGCTTCTTCTAAAAAATAGCTGATGATGGCCTGAAAGTCCTCCTTGCTGATTTGGGGTGTGGAAGGATAGATTCCTAGCTTTTTGACCCTGGCGATTTCCTCTTCAGATTTGTTTTCCCAGACTTTCAAACTATCCTGAGCTACTTTGAATCCCATAAAAGCAGCCATTTGGGGCAAGACCTTTTGTTGCCAAATATGCTTAGGAAGTAAAGTAGGGGATGGATTGGCATGACAGGAAGCACAGTAGCTTTCGGCTAGAGTTTTACCTTTCAGTTTGCTGTCACTTTGAGCTTGGATGCCATAGCCCAAGTGAAGAAATAGCATAAATAGGAAGATCGATTTGCGAATAGAAGGCATTTTTGTCTAGGTAAAGATACCCGGCTTTTGATCAGAAGTGATTAAGGAGTAAGTTAATCCTTTGGGTGAAAATACCCTTAAATGTAGGTTGAGAATTTAATTTATATGATTATCCGCTTTTCTGCCTGTAAGGAGGCAAAAGTAGCATAGGATATGTTAAAGGCCACTTCAGCCTGTCCCGCTCCTGCGGGGGTCTTCGGTCATCGGTCTTCTGGCCGGTTGAGCGGAGAAATATTGGTTACTGGCATCATTACTTATATCAATGTTTATTTTTAGGATTATCCAGAATGTTCCACGTACAGAAAGACAGCTGCAATAATTAATCTATCAAATAGTTTTTCTCCAAAGTATCTTCTGTTGAGCTTGTAAGCAAATTGATGCAGATATTTTTCAGAGAACATATGGTAGATACCCGGAAGATTCTTTTTCAAGTTACTAATGGCCGTATGAACCCAATTTAGTTCTCCATTTGCTGAATCTTTAGTGGATTTTACCTTGATGTGTTTCTCAACCATTTTTTCCAGATCAACATAGGTTGTATTCTTATCGGTGAATAATACCGATGAGGAGGCTATCGCCTTGCCTACAAACTGTTCAACCTAATCTTTGCTTACATCTTCAAGTTTTTTCATTTTGAAAAAACCACAGTGCTTTCCTTTTTTACCTGAACCTAGGTCTTCCAGGGGTGTGGATTCGGAAGCCACAGCAACGATGGACTGTTTCTGACTGCCTTTACCTCGTTATAAACGTTCTTGAACCTTTTTTCGGGTCGCTTTTTCGACATAGGCCTCATCATATTCCACCATTCCTTGAAGCAAATAAAGCTCATCTCTTTTCCCCATTAATGCTCTTATTTTATGCATCAGATCAAAGGCTGTCTGGTAGCGTTTTAGATCCAGTTGTCGCTGAAACTCCAAACAGGAAAAGCTCTTCTTGGTCGCTGGCATCAATAGGAATGCGGTAAACCAAGTATGCAGCGACAGATTGCTGGATTCCATCACTGTACCTGCTTTCAAGGATGTCCACCTCCTACAAACGCTGCGTTCAAGGAACTTCCTGCCGGAAACCAATACTGCTTGGCAAATCCCTTGCAGGTTTTACAATAAACCCCGGTCTTTTTTAGGTACTCTTTCAAAAGTGCCTCACAACTTTCCTCATTTGGAAAATGCCGGATAAATTCAATGATAGTCATGGCTTTGTGTATTTTTACACAAGTACCGATTACCTTCACATTTACGGAAACTTTTGTAACCACCTGTCAATGAATATTTGGTAACGTGTAGGATTCCGTACAGTCATTTTGAATTTTAAAGGAATAAATAATTCGACCAATTGAATTTTGAACTTGTTGTTCCCAGACCTATCTTATTAGGAAATTGAGATTTATGAAGAACTTTTTACTACTACCTCTTTTCGTAGTAATAATAGCTTGCAGCGAAAAGACACAAGAAACCCAATCGGAAGCTTACGATGTTCCAGAACTGTTGATTAGGGACAGCTTAGTGATTGATCACTTGACAAAGCTCTATTTGATTGATGTGAAATCTGACAGATCAGAATACTTGTTTTTTGATTTTACGTCCAAGGATTTTTTGCGGGTAAATAGAGATGGACAGGTTATTATTAAAGCAAATAGAAGTGATGATGGGCCTAATAGCTATAAGGAGACCTATTTTTACACAGCTGATTATCTTGATAGTGATAAAATCCTGTTGCTTACGTATAATTTTGCGTTTTATTATGATTTGGAGTTCAACCTTCTTGAAAGGAGAAAGCTTGATTTTTCTTTAGATACCAGGAATGTAGGGGGAAGCAGAGCAGCAGAAGTGTTAGCAAACCAGTTTTATACTTTCTCAATTGAGGCGAGCGATATTGACGATGTTTATAGAGGCGAAGAATTTAACATTGCTTATCCATTTTTAACGTTTCGTGACCCACATTCTCTGGCTAAAACTGCCCATGCTTCGATACCTGAGGAAAGTCAAATCAGAAAATCACCCGCAAACTATGTAAATAAAGATCCCTTAATTTTAGAGAATGATAAAGGTTTATGGGTGTTGTTTCCTAACTCTCCTGAACTGTATGTTTTTAATAGAGATAGTCTTAGTCTGAAAAGAACAATTGCTTTAGAGCCAGATGATACCTACAAACAGATTCTACCTCCTAATCCTGAGATTAATTTTGATGGTTTTTTGAAAGAGCTGGCAGCTTCTCAGTATTTGTCATTTGCTTTTTCTAATGACTATCTCTTGACTATGTATTCTGGTGCAGCTCCGCAGGCTGAAGTTGATAGATTGCCGAAAGAATACCTGGGAGGACCTGAATTCACGGACCTGGCAGATAAATACAAAACCACAACCTATTATCAGATATTTAAAGAGGAAAAGAAGCTTTGGGAAGGGACTTGGGATGTAAGGCTCTCCTCCATTCGTAATCTTATCTATTCTGATGCCAAGCCGGGCGAAGATCCCGATGAAGTAGAGAAGGACGTTCAGACCATTTATTTTTATGAATTGAAATAAATTTACTTCCAAACAATCTTCCTTTAGAGATGCTTTAGTAGCAAAGCATTTTAAAGTCTAACAGATGAAAGGAAAGAATATAGTTATCATAGGAGGTACCTCTGGTATTGGAAAAGCCGTAGCAGATTTGGCAAAAGAGAAAGAAGCCAATCTATTTCTCTATTCCAAGTCTGCGGAAGGAGTACATCAGCTGGACGTGACAGAGGCTGATGTGAAGCTGGAAGAACTGCCTGAGCAGATCGATGGGTTGGTGTATTGCCCGGGGTCGATTAACCTGAAACCATTCCACAGGATTTCTATGGAGGATTTCCAGTCCGAAATGAATATCAATTTTTTTGGGGCAGTGAAAATCCTTCAGGCCTGTTTGAAAAATCTAAAAAAATCCGGTAACGCCTCCGTAGTGCTCTACAGTACTGTGGCAGTACAAACCGGAATGGGATTTCATGCGGGGATTGCCTCTGTCAAGGGGGCATTGGAGGGGCTGGTACGTTCTCTCGCCGCAGAATGGGCTCCAAGCAAAATCAGAGTAAACGCTATAGCGCCATCCCTCACAGATACGCCTTTAGCTCAACAGCTGGTCAGTACGGATGAAAAACGCTTGGCTTCGGATAAAAGGCACCCCTTGGGCAGAATAGGTAAGCCGGAAGATGTAGCCGAGGCTACCTGTTTTCTACTTGAGGAAAAATCATCCTGGGTGACCGGACAGATACTTCATGTAGATGGAGGAATGTCAAGTTTGAAATAAAGTCTGGCCCGAAAATAAATACACGGTATGTTGAATTTATTGCACATGGGTATGGTGTAATGTGTTGATAATATGTGTTTTAACTAGTTTTTGGGGCGGTGTGGGCCTTGGAATAGTTTTGGTGACTTTTTAGATGAATTAGAAAGGAAATCATAAAAGAACATCAACTTGTGATGTTTTTATTACCTGGATTAGGGTCTTGAAAATTGATTTTCCTTTAAGATGTTTCACTAAAATTTGCTCACTATGAAAAATTTAACATACCTATTTCTCCTAACATTTTTCAGTGTTTCGCTGCTCTCTTGCTCCCAAAAAAGTATGAAAGTGGTGACTAGGGAAGATGGAGGAGCCAGCTTATCCGATTACAATACTTACGCTTGGATTTCTGATAAGGAAAATATTCCAAATGCCTATGCGCTGGTCGGAAATAGTACTGCTTTGGTACTGAATAATGAATCAGCTCAGAAAATGGTAAAAGAAGCTGTGGAGCTTCAGATGGAAGCGCGTGGTTTTGCAAAGGACGATTCAAAC
This genomic window from Algoriphagus sp. TR-M9 contains:
- a CDS encoding VCBS repeat-containing protein, producing MLFLHLGYGIQAQSDSKLKGKTLAESYCASCHANPSPTLLPKHIWQQKVLPQMAAFMGFKVAQDSLKVWENKSEEEIARVKKLGIYPSTPQISKEDFQAIISYFLEEAPVVLPPQIPKEAPSILDTFTPKKLFIEGIQSPQTSLVAINEERSELIIADANTNQVFVNVQQDQLFTLPATASPAVHFIKRAPNTYNFISVGSIAPSDLAQGAIYEMNLNQDSWEVQVEDLARPVFGAWADLQNDGKEDFVLCNYGNHGGNLAVFSDGNFKAEPLLLGGSGARKVELVDLNKDGKLDIVALFCQGNERLSVFYNQGNGSFEFEQILLQFSAVSGTSYFELQDMNADGLLDIITSNGDNWDYSSVPKPYHGFRIYSNNGNGDFEESWFYPQYGAAKVMSLDFDGDGDLDLASIAFYDDIENPAQQFLLFENVGNLKFLPKFIPEAAEGKWLTMDVGDLDGDGDSDIVLGSYAHNTLEYTKLLIRGVSEIPSVLILENQILPN
- a CDS encoding SDR family NAD(P)-dependent oxidoreductase yields the protein MKGKNIVIIGGTSGIGKAVADLAKEKEANLFLYSKSAEGVHQLDVTEADVKLEELPEQIDGLVYCPGSINLKPFHRISMEDFQSEMNINFFGAVKILQACLKNLKKSGNASVVLYSTVAVQTGMGFHAGIASVKGALEGLVRSLAAEWAPSKIRVNAIAPSLTDTPLAQQLVSTDEKRLASDKRHPLGRIGKPEDVAEATCFLLEEKSSWVTGQILHVDGGMSSLK
- the lysS gene encoding lysine--tRNA ligase, translating into MQLLSEQELERRKDREELMKLGINPYPAEAFPINVTAEDIHRNYENRKNDYKSISIAGRLMSRRIMGSASFGEIQDASGRLQFYVRRDDICEGEDKTLYNTVFKKLLGIGDFLGLKGYIFTTQTGEISLHVTELTILSKSIKPLPVVKRDEEGNVHDGFTDPEMRYRQRYVDLTVNPEVKKTFITRSKIITQMRRYFDDHGWLEVETPILQAVHGGAAARPFDTHHNTLDMPLYLRIANELYLKRLIVGGFDGVYEFGKMFRNEGMDRTHNPEFTSMEIYVAYKDYIWMMEMVEEMIEQVTQEIHGKTKIKVGGNEIEFAGPYRRLSMYDSIKEYAGIDVSKMDETELRQVCKDLNIEVDDSMGKGKLVDEIFSEKVEAHLIQPTYITDYPIEMTPLAKKHRTEPGLVERFELFVNGKEIGNAYTELNDPIDQRERFEEQLKLAERGDDEAMAMDEDFLRALEYGMPPTSGLGIGIDRLTMLMTDNTTIQEVLFFPQMRPEKKQVEMTEEEKLVFELLKADSPVELPELKGKAGLSNKKWDVAMKGLTGKGVAKVSKEGDKLTVSLVD
- a CDS encoding DUF4174 domain-containing protein gives rise to the protein MYKFILFPYFLMVPIANFAQDLSSHQWKNRLIIIQTKNPGDPLFKQQIHELQTHQKGLDERRIVVYQNTDQKYRQGLTLEGKWVSTFKESEKSPKENKEFQISLIGLDGGVKLQKNTVLSCDELFKTIDQMPMRQSEMKRKKDGSAEI